The following is a genomic window from Phaseolus vulgaris cultivar G19833 chromosome 6, P. vulgaris v2.0, whole genome shotgun sequence.
TAGGATTTGATGTCTAAGTTGTGAGTTCTGAGCAAATTGCTCATCACGATCAATGGTAGAAGCTAATACAGAGGGTTGAGTAAGGGATAAGGCACCATGGCGGAAGTTAGCAGCCAAATCCGCAGTGCCATAAACTCTACCTCTACTTTTCCCTCCAGCAACATCTTTCCAGCACTGAAGCTTTGTTGCTGCATCTATGGGAGGGACATCAGAAATTGATCCTTTCGAACTCTTTGATTGCATCATCCTCAACTGCTCATGGTAAGTTTCCTGCATAAGTAGTGGAAGTTGCAAACGTTAGTAATTTACGTTAAAAATAAGTGAAGTAACAAATTTAAAGCAATTACTTACATAAGTCTCTCGAGAACGACCATCTATCCAATCACCCTTCTTGTTTGTGTGAGTGGCAAGGAATAATTCATCTGGTTCAACAGGTCGTCCATATTTACGTTCCTGAGAAAGGTTGTGCcattacaaatatatatttttttttataatatataattgaattacATGTACTTTGGTACAAATAAGTAATGAGTAATACTTACCAGGCCTAATGCAATATCCAAGTGTGATTTTCTGCCACTTGAGTGCAATGCTCCACCCCGAACGGAAGAACGATTGATTTTGTTCTGGGATGATTTGTCTTTGAACTTTTGGGAATCCCAATAGTTCAAAAGTTCACCCCATGCTTCTTCTCCTATCCAAGTAGGTCTAGAGCCCTTCACCCGAGCTTTACTAAGCATGTCACACAGACGTTTCCTGACTTTTGACTCGTAAACCTTTATAATCTGCCACTCATCATGAGGGGCCCAAGTCACTCTAGTCTGTAAAAATGAGGAACAATTAAGTTAATGTAACCATATTAAAGCGTGACTGAattgtaattaataataaaacttaCCTTAAATTCAGTCCACCATCTAAGTTTAGCCTCCTCACTCATGGCTTCATAATGGTGGTAGGGGCCTCTAAACTGTGACCTAATTGCATGACCAATCGCCTCAATAGCATGATGATTAGGTGTCCATCTGCACAACATATTAATGAATATTTAAGCATTTCATTTTTTAGcataatttatgaaatataaataagagTTTGCTTACCCTTTACCAACTGGTCGAATGATGACCCTCCCATTAGCATCACGTTGTACTTTCTCATCAGGAAGATCATGGACTTTACTGGCATCATGAATGGGCTCAACTGGAGGAGCAGAAGTAGTTTGGACTTGGGGAGCAGGGTTGGTGTGGACTGAGGGAGCAAGAACGGTGTGGACTGAGGGAGCAACAATAGGTTGTACAGCTAAGCCCCAAGAGTGACCATAGGTAGGACACTGTACAACATTTTCCCCACCAACGGTACGAGGAACTGAAGTGTGGTTGGACGATGAGGGGGCAGAGGAATGTGGAACACTTTGGTGATCGTCAACAAAAGCAGTCGTGCCTGGTTGCACATTGGAATAGGGAATGTTTCCAAGCTCTATGGCTAGATGGCCATGCAGCGATGTGGAAACTCCATGTTGTACATGGCCATGTCTGATGATAGAGTCATCTCTACCCCTACTCCTAACCATTTTTCCTGCAAAAAAAAGTAATGTAATGGATCATCTTAATTTTGTATTGATGTGAATGTCATGATAACATGTTAGACTTACGAGACATAAAGTAAACACAACACTTAACAACATCAACCTGATTATACTATTGACTGTTTGacatttattcaaaataatatagaTATGTAAAAACAAAAAGGAAGTAAAGACAGAAAAACATAGCAAACCTGCCACATCTGTTCTATTATTTAGGCTATGAGCAAAACCACTGTGTTTGGAATAGTGTCCAACAGAGTTACTAGTCTGTCCACTGGCTAATTCTGACAAGCCATTTTGCTCAACCTTATCTATTCTTGGGGAACCTTCTTGGGATAGAGTGGTATCATCTATTTCAGGAATTACTTTTGGAATGTCATTTAATAAACGTGATTGCTCCAATTGTGTCTCAAGCTTCAGCTTTTGATCTATGTACTCAGCAAGTGTACGGAAAAATGGTCAAGGATCACACTATTCACAGAAAAGATAAAACTCCAAACAGAgaataatacaaaatttatcaaaaatCAAAGCAGTAATAACAGCTTTCAGCTTAGTTTACAActcctctctctcactttaaATTGATTATGAGATAGATATGCTTGATCAAGCATTAAAATGGATAACAACTGAAAATACTTTGGCCTTTAGCTACAAATTTTAAGCCAACAATAAAAACCGTATATCATGAAAGGATATTCTCTCCTCCATCCCTTTTCATTTGCATGATCAATACGGTTTTGTAATAATACTAACTTCCTTGAGATCCACTGTCACATAAAGTAAAAGATAAAGACAAATATCAGTAAAAACAAATCATACGCTTGGTGCTCTTTAATAGTCTAATGGAATAAGGTGTTCAATAATGTTAACATGCAACTAGACAAACAAAGCACAAAGGATTAAAGTAATAATTTAAGGGCAGATTTCAAAATTTAGTTTGCCTAATATGTTTAGCGTCTGCTGGCATGTGCTTAAGCGAGTTTCATAATTACAAGATTCTAACTTCTATGCATATACAATCAATTCTAACCATTGAATTTTGGAAAATGGTAATTCTAACCAGACCGTGTTTAACTGCTAGCCTACAGGAAAATTGTATTGTGAATTGCATTCTATCTTTATAATACCAAAAAGGGACAAATCAATAATACAAGTACATACATGCTTCATTATATCTTCATGTAGACTTCTAGCTTTCTGCTCAAGCTCCAGCTGTCAAACATAAGGAGGTGGTCGTCATCTGTTGGTCACATATTTGTACTATGACTAACCAAGAAATTATATTATTCTTCGAATTAAACTATAGCACATAAAACACATAATGCATACACAAAAGATAAAGCCCCTTTAATCAGTATAGTCTAAACTTAGGCTAactaaaatatatgtttaacGGCTCTAAACTAGAAGACACATATAGATTGTTGTAAATTGATGAACATAAAACAAAGATGGCAAAGAttagaaaatagtttttatttcaagTTTAATTTAGTTGAAGTTCATGATTCTGTTGTCAAAATTGATGAAAATGATGTTCTCGCATGAAAGATTGGGGGTCGCATACACTTTGAAGTCATTAAATTTCAAGCGAGATAAATTTAGGATATCAAATCTTGGAATATGATGATTAAAGATATGAAGTTAAAATAAATGACCATGATGACAATGATTTAAGCCAAGAAATTGAAGCACAACTTGTTGGCATAATGACTAAAACACTTCTGGTTGTTGCATGGTGCAGCAATTGACCTATAACGTAAGTTAGGTGGGTCAAGTCACAATCGAATTGTGGCAGTTAAACTACTACACTCTTAAGTAGAAAGAGTTGTACCCTGACTATAACTATATCATTTGGCCTAGTGGTAAGTGTTCGATCaaacaattggtatcaaagcTAACCTCTAGGGTTAGTTCTAAACAGGACTAGCAAGACTATATGGAGAACAACGTACAAGTTGTTAATCGTTCATCCATGTTCAAGGGCGAGATGTATGATTACTAGAAGCTCAAGATGATAGCCTTTCGTTAGTACAATAACATAGATTTGTTAGACGTTGTGGAGAATGGCATACCTACTCTCTTTGATGTCAGTAGATCATCTACAAGTTTTGATAATAACAAACATTATATATGACTTATCTAGTTAAATGTGAATGTATTATCTGAACATTCTAACGTGTGCTCTGTGACAATTGAATCATTCTATAGACCATCTAGTGGATCATCTAGTCTCGTGACAGACGGTCTAATAGACAATGTGTTCctaatctaaatttaaataataatcaagCCGCAACGATCAAATGTTTTCTAGATAACTTACAAATATTTAAGACCTTATCTTCAATGTCTATATTATCTATGTTTGGAAATGATTTATGACAAATGGTCAAATAATCATACAATTAAGGAAACAAATGAATATATGCATTCATGTTAAATTGTGATTAATTATCATATATGCAAATCTTGTTTGAATCTTGTCTATATTATCATATTTCTTTTCAGCATAGGTTTGACCTAGTCCCCCTATCCTTGtttgtatcttttttttttgttatcttTCATGTGATGGCATATGATAGTTGAAACTTGGGGTGTCAACCTAGCTAAGATGTCAGGTTTCATTGTGATGCCTAAAATgagttttataaaaagaaaaaattgttagaaattgtttttataacaaATTAGAGTCATCAGTGCTATTAAAGATTCATATCATACCTTTCCATATGAAGCTCTATACCAACCGCAAATGAAAATTATCATTGAAGATCAAGCAAAGATCAAGTCTTAGCAAAAGCATAGCTGCAACAGTCTTCTTTACAAATCTACATAAAGGATTCAAGTTGATGATGAAAAACACACAACTACCTTTTACAATCTTTCAATCATCCAGTGATCTTATAGTATTTTTTGTGAGTGAGCGTAAGCCTTTGTAATTCTTCACCTTATGAAGTTAAGTAGTATGC
Proteins encoded in this region:
- the LOC137831633 gene encoding uncharacterized protein isoform X3; translated protein: MGLGVDGSGDSEDMSNYIVSDCEDLNYTAGSMSERTKKGLGKLKSMKGNEKDKKKEFIGWGSRSLMEFLEYIGEDTSNEFSEHDVTSIIIEYCRENDLFDPKKKRKIHCDAPLRSLLGRKSVNRNSMQNLLAQHFAENFEEMGDISSSSEDRDYNEPSTFSRKRKSISCTKSHNLNLVCEEHQSCFAAIVSSNLKLVYLKRSLVDELSKQPQTFDDKVLGSYVRIKTDPYDYLQKNSHLLVQVVGINISLRNDEFNKEIMLQLSYVPKHVPISKISDDDFSEEECQDLYQRMRNGLLKQPTVLELEQKARSLHEDIMKHWISRKLVLLQNRIDHANEKGWRRELAEYIDQKLKLETQLEQSRLLNDIPKVIPEIDDTTLSQEGSPRIDKVEQNGLSELASGQTSNSVGHYSKHSGFAHSLNNRTDVAGKMVRSRGRDDSIIRHGHVQHGVSTSLHGHLAIELGNIPYSNVQPGTTAFVDDHQSVPHSSAPSSSNHTSVPRTVGGENVVQCPTYGHSWGLAVQPIVAPSVHTVLAPSVHTNPAPQVQTTSAPPVEPIHDASKVHDLPDEKVQRDANGRVIIRPVGKGWTPNHHAIEAIGHAIRSQFRGPYHHYEAMSEEAKLRWWTEFKTRVTWAPHDEWQIIKVYESKVRKRLCDMLSKARVKGSRPTWIGEEAWGELLNYWDSQKFKDKSSQNKINRSSVRGGALHSSGRKSHLDIALGLERKYGRPVEPDELFLATHTNKKGDWIDGRSRETYETYHEQLRMMQSKSSKGSISDVPPIDAATKLQCWKDVAGGKSRGRVYGTADLAANFRHGALSLTQPSVLASTIDRDEQFAQNSQLRHQILEATERANQANQRTAELKETVRLMQQQLAMMMERYVADTPIDTSEVHPHRRL
- the LOC137831633 gene encoding zinc finger CCCH domain-containing protein 44-like isoform X1, which codes for MVKKNKIRKEDIAEDWCFVCKDGGLLMVCDHRDCRKTYHPRCVDKDDSFSENGSKWTCSSHFCFLCHKASKFKCFCCPKAICEKCIYDAEFVTVKGNKGFCSHCSKLAFLIEDDADNDSDGDLVDFEDQDTYEFLFSEYYEFIKEEDGLNSEHVHSAHRFFKNGKRKRDLDPDEMGLGVDGSGDSEDMSNYIVSDCEDLNYTAGSMSERTKKGLGKLKSMKGNEKDKKKEFIGWGSRSLMEFLEYIGEDTSNEFSEHDVTSIIIEYCRENDLFDPKKKRKIHCDAPLRSLLGRKSVNRNSMQNLLAQHFAENFEEMGDISSSSEDRDYNEPSTFSRKRKSISCTKSHNLNLVCEEHQSCFAAIVSSNLKLVYLKRSLVDELSKQPQTFDDKVLGSYVRIKTDPYDYLQKNSHLLVQVVGINISLRNDEFNKEIMLQLSYVPKHVPISKISDDDFSEEECQDLYQRMRNGLLKQPTVLELEQKARSLHEDIMKHWISRKLVLLQNRIDHANEKGWRRELAEYIDQKLKLETQLEQSRLLNDIPKVIPEIDDTTLSQEGSPRIDKVEQNGLSELASGQTSNSVGHYSKHSGFAHSLNNRTDVAGKMVRSRGRDDSIIRHGHVQHGVSTSLHGHLAIELGNIPYSNVQPGTTAFVDDHQSVPHSSAPSSSNHTSVPRTVGGENVVQCPTYGHSWGLAVQPIVAPSVHTVLAPSVHTNPAPQVQTTSAPPVEPIHDASKVHDLPDEKVQRDANGRVIIRPVGKGWTPNHHAIEAIGHAIRSQFRGPYHHYEAMSEEAKLRWWTEFKTRVTWAPHDEWQIIKVYESKVRKRLCDMLSKARVKGSRPTWIGEEAWGELLNYWDSQKFKDKSSQNKINRSSVRGGALHSSGRKSHLDIALGLERKYGRPVEPDELFLATHTNKKGDWIDGRSRETYETYHEQLRMMQSKSSKGSISDVPPIDAATKLQCWKDVAGGKSRGRVYGTADLAANFRHGALSLTQPSVLASTIDRDEQFAQNSQLRHQILEATERANQANQRTAELKETVRLMQQQLAMMMERYVADTPIDTSEVHPHRRL
- the LOC137831633 gene encoding uncharacterized protein isoform X2, which encodes MGLGVDGSGDSEDMSNYIVSDCEDLNYTAGSMSERTKKGLGKLKSMKGNEKDKKKEFIGWGSRSLMEFLEYIGEDTSNEFSEHDVTSIIIEYCRENDLFDPKKKRKIHCDAPLRSLLGRKSVNRNSMQNLLAQHFAENFEEMGDISSSSEDRDYNEPSTFSRKRKSISCTKSHNLNLVCEEHQSCFAAIVSSNLKLVYLKRSLVDELSKQPQTFDDKVLGSYVRIKTDPYDYLQKNSHLLVQVVGINISLRNDEFNKEIMLQLSYVPKHVPISKISDDDFSEEECQDLYQRMRNGLLKQPTVLELEQKARSLHEDIMKHWISRKLVLLQNRIDHANEKGWRRELAEYIDQKLKLETQLEQSRLLNDIPKVIPEIDDTTLSQEGSPRIDKVEQNGLSELASGQTSNSVGHYSKHSGFAHSLNNRTDVAGKMVRSRGRDDSIIRHGHVQHGVSTSLHGHLAIELGNIPYSNVQPGTTAFVDDHQSVPHSSAPSSSNHTSVPRTVGGENVVQCPTYGHSWGLAVQPIVAPSVHTVLAPSVHTNPAPQVQTTSAPPVEPIHDASKVHDLPDEKVQRDANGRVIIRPVGKGWTPNHHAIEAIGHAIRSQFRGPYHHYEAMSEEAKLRWWTEFKTRVTWAPHDEWQIIKVYESKVRKRLCDMLSKARVKGSRPTWIGEEAWGELLNYWDSQKFKDKSSQNKINRSSVRGGALHSSGRKSHLDIALGLERKYGRPVEPDELFLATHTNKKGDWIDGRSRETYETYHEQLRMMQSKSSKGSISDVPPIDAATKLQCWKDVAGGKSRGRVYGTADLAANFRHGALSLTQPSVLASTIDRDEQFAQNSQLRHQILEATERANQANQRTAELKETVRLMQQQLAMMMERYVADTPIDTSEVHPHRRL